In Afipia sp. GAS231, a single window of DNA contains:
- a CDS encoding flavin-dependent oxidoreductase: MGEVIIVGAGIGGLTLGLALHEAGIPCRIFESAAEIKAVGVGINLLPHATKELAALDLESALAKVAIATTDATFFNRFGQLIYQEPLGRAAGYDHPQFSIHRGDLQRVLLDAFIARAGADRLLTSRHCVGVEQDAAGVAVTFSDAAGGSHRSTVRGRVAIACDGINSAVRKQFYPEEGEPRYSGINMWRGVTRWKPMLSGASLVRAGWMSHGKMVIYPIRPADADGKQLINWVAEIETPVYRKRDWNRSGSLDDFIGAFSDWHFEWLDVPALIRAADHVLEFPMVDQDPLPRWSFDRITLLGDAAHPMVPRGSNGAGQAILDARALTTALREHADPVAALAAYEDQRLEATTRIVLTNRTNPPDAILREVFERTGDRPFKTIDDVISRKELVGLSEGYKRIAGYSKEALRG, encoded by the coding sequence ATGGGCGAGGTCATTATCGTCGGCGCCGGCATCGGCGGCTTGACGCTCGGGCTTGCGTTGCATGAGGCCGGAATTCCCTGCCGCATCTTCGAGTCCGCCGCCGAGATCAAGGCGGTGGGCGTCGGCATCAACCTGCTGCCGCATGCGACCAAGGAATTGGCCGCGCTCGACCTCGAGAGCGCGCTGGCCAAAGTCGCGATCGCGACCACCGATGCAACCTTCTTCAACCGTTTCGGCCAGTTGATCTACCAGGAGCCGCTTGGCCGCGCGGCAGGTTACGATCATCCGCAATTCTCCATCCACCGCGGCGACCTGCAGCGTGTCCTGCTCGATGCTTTCATCGCGCGTGCAGGAGCCGACCGGTTGCTGACCAGCCGGCATTGCGTCGGTGTCGAGCAGGACGCGGCCGGCGTCGCCGTGACGTTCTCCGATGCAGCGGGCGGCTCACACCGCTCCACCGTGCGCGGCCGCGTGGCGATCGCTTGCGACGGAATCAATTCCGCGGTTCGCAAGCAGTTCTATCCCGAGGAAGGCGAGCCGCGCTATTCCGGCATCAACATGTGGCGCGGCGTGACCCGCTGGAAACCGATGCTGTCGGGCGCCAGCCTGGTGCGCGCCGGCTGGATGTCGCATGGCAAGATGGTGATCTATCCGATCCGCCCCGCCGATGCGGACGGCAAGCAATTGATCAACTGGGTCGCCGAGATCGAAACGCCTGTCTATCGCAAGCGCGACTGGAACCGGTCCGGCTCGCTCGACGATTTCATCGGCGCCTTTTCCGATTGGCATTTCGAGTGGCTCGATGTGCCGGCCTTGATCCGCGCCGCCGATCATGTGCTGGAATTCCCGATGGTCGATCAGGATCCGCTGCCGCGCTGGAGCTTTGACCGCATCACGCTGCTCGGCGACGCGGCGCATCCGATGGTGCCGCGCGGTTCCAACGGCGCCGGCCAGGCCATCCTCGATGCGCGCGCGCTCACGACAGCGCTGCGCGAGCATGCCGATCCGGTTGCGGCCCTTGCGGCTTACGAAGACCAGCGGCTGGAAGCCACCACGCGGATCGTGCTCACCAACCGCACCAATCCGCCGGATGCGATCCTGCGCGAAGTGTTCGAGCGCACCGGGGACCGGCCGTTCAAGACGATCGACGACGTCATCAGCCGCAAGGAACTGGTGGGCCTGTCCGAGGGCTACAAGCGGATTGCGGGCTATTCGAAGGAAGCACTGCGCGGCTGA
- a CDS encoding Crp/Fnr family transcriptional regulator: protein MTIEKCINEFDVNDVIFEEGSTGRELFVVLEGQVEIAKIGNTGKTVIVTLGKGEFFGEMAVIDGSSRSATAIAAAPHTRVMRINHARFVYLVSQQPAFALMIMDALSKRLRASNAVTFRAAANP from the coding sequence ATGACGATCGAGAAATGCATCAACGAGTTTGACGTCAATGACGTCATTTTCGAGGAGGGCTCGACCGGGCGTGAACTGTTCGTGGTGCTCGAGGGCCAGGTCGAGATCGCCAAGATCGGCAACACCGGCAAAACCGTCATCGTCACGCTCGGCAAGGGCGAGTTCTTCGGCGAAATGGCCGTGATCGACGGCTCGTCGCGCTCGGCGACCGCGATCGCCGCGGCCCCCCACACCCGCGTGATGCGGATCAACCACGCCCGCTTCGTCTATCTGGTCAGCCAGCAGCCGGCGTTTGCGCTGATGATCATGGATGCGCTTTCGAAGCGGCTGCGGGCCTCGAATGCCGTCACCTTCAGAGCCGCGGCCAACCCATGA
- a CDS encoding MBL fold metallo-hydrolase, producing the protein MSERRPSPFKTLLDNEVCTLIEAAEDVYQIRFKNRAANAYLVRGSARTIMIDVGLSSNYPHLLTCLNHIGCPPEKIDMVVLSHEHLDHIGAAFHFTGRTFIAAHRLAANKIMLRDDFSMLRKMFNEPNVPINVDIWLEEGNLIDLGNFRLNVMHTPGHTSACITLFDQDKGLLFAADTLMPGGVMGGVFGSGSIADYIQSLERLKGLNSKILLSGHGRLSDTPQDDVRIAIQRSHTLLSDTAQLFDALDARSNFEPIMQSVRDLNKLDDG; encoded by the coding sequence ATGAGCGAGCGTAGACCGAGCCCGTTCAAAACCCTGCTCGACAACGAGGTCTGCACGCTGATCGAGGCGGCTGAGGACGTCTACCAGATCCGTTTCAAAAACCGCGCGGCGAACGCCTATCTGGTGCGCGGCAGCGCGCGCACCATCATGATCGATGTCGGACTGTCGTCGAACTATCCGCATCTGCTGACCTGCCTCAACCATATCGGTTGTCCGCCCGAGAAAATCGACATGGTGGTGCTGAGCCACGAACATCTCGATCACATCGGCGCGGCCTTTCATTTTACCGGCCGCACCTTCATCGCCGCGCACCGGCTGGCCGCCAACAAGATCATGCTGCGCGACGATTTTTCGATGCTTCGAAAAATGTTCAACGAGCCGAACGTACCGATCAACGTCGATATCTGGCTCGAGGAAGGCAATCTGATCGACCTCGGCAACTTCCGCCTCAACGTGATGCACACACCCGGCCACACCTCGGCCTGCATCACACTGTTCGACCAGGACAAGGGATTGCTGTTTGCCGCCGACACGTTGATGCCCGGCGGCGTGATGGGCGGCGTGTTCGGCTCCGGCAGCATCGCCGACTACATCCAGTCGCTGGAGCGGCTCAAGGGCCTGAACTCGAAAATCCTGCTGTCGGGTCATGGCAGGCTGTCGGATACGCCGCAGGACGACGTCCGGATCGCGATCCAGCGTTCGCACACGCTGCTGTCGGATACCGCGCAACTGTTCGACGCGCTGGATGCGCGCTCGAATTTCGAACCGATCATGCAGTCGGTGCGTGACCTCAACAAGCTCGACGACGGCTAG
- a CDS encoding glutathione S-transferase family protein: MKLYDSVGPNPHVVRMFMAEKGIEMPKQPVDLRKGENREAEHLKRNPHGQMPTLELDDGHYVSEITAICEYLEEKHPKPAMIGATAEERAECRMWTRRVDLNICEHMGNGFRFGEGLKFFQSRIPCAPEASPGLKMIAANRLQWLDGQMSDGRKYLCGERFTMADILLYCWLAFAGQVGQPLDTTNANIAAWMARVGERPSAKA; the protein is encoded by the coding sequence ATGAAGCTCTACGACTCGGTCGGACCGAACCCACACGTGGTCCGCATGTTCATGGCGGAAAAGGGCATTGAGATGCCGAAGCAGCCGGTCGACCTGCGCAAGGGCGAGAACCGCGAAGCCGAGCATTTGAAGCGCAATCCGCACGGCCAGATGCCGACGCTCGAACTCGACGACGGACATTATGTCTCCGAAATCACCGCGATCTGCGAATACCTCGAAGAGAAACACCCGAAGCCGGCGATGATCGGAGCAACGGCGGAAGAGCGCGCCGAGTGCCGGATGTGGACGCGCCGCGTCGATCTCAACATCTGCGAGCATATGGGCAACGGTTTCCGGTTCGGCGAAGGCCTGAAATTCTTCCAGAGCCGCATCCCCTGCGCGCCGGAAGCGTCGCCCGGCCTCAAGATGATCGCCGCCAACCGCCTGCAATGGCTCGACGGCCAGATGTCCGACGGCCGGAAATATCTCTGCGGCGAGCGTTTTACGATGGCGGACATTTTGCTCTATTGCTGGCTCGCTTTCGCAGGCCAGGTCGGGCAACCCTTGGATACCACCAACGCCAATATCGCGGCGTGGATGGCGCGTGTCGGGGAACGGCCCTCGGCGAAGGCGTAG
- a CDS encoding TPM domain-containing protein, with product MSIARIGKHLLHHHWWKKRYFPPRVLAAIEAAIKAGEATHSGQVRFVVEGALDGAPLFRGQSARERALDIFGQLRIWDTAHNNGVLIYLLLADRDVEIVADRGIDAKVGTAGWKKICAEMEADFRAKNFEAGAIKGIAAVSREMAVHFPGSGGGPNELPDAPVVI from the coding sequence ATGAGCATAGCGCGGATCGGCAAGCATCTGCTGCACCACCACTGGTGGAAGAAGCGGTATTTTCCGCCAAGAGTGCTGGCCGCGATCGAAGCCGCGATCAAAGCGGGCGAAGCCACGCATTCCGGCCAGGTGCGTTTCGTGGTGGAAGGCGCGCTTGACGGTGCACCGCTGTTCCGCGGCCAGTCGGCGCGGGAGCGGGCGCTCGATATCTTCGGTCAATTGCGGATCTGGGACACAGCCCATAATAACGGCGTGCTGATCTATCTCCTGCTCGCCGACCGCGATGTCGAGATCGTCGCCGACCGCGGCATCGACGCCAAGGTCGGCACCGCCGGCTGGAAGAAAATCTGCGCCGAGATGGAAGCCGATTTCCGGGCGAAGAATTTCGAAGCCGGCGCGATCAAGGGGATCGCCGCGGTGTCGCGCGAAATGGCGGTGCATTTTCCGGGAAGCGGCGGCGGGCCAAACGAATTGCCGGACGCGCCAGTGGTGATTTAG